A single genomic interval of Saccharospirillum mangrovi harbors:
- a CDS encoding ABC transporter permease, whose protein sequence is MAFPEIFDARALRQSIDGFVDTLVINYADDLERLSMPLLNFLVFVEQLLRNTPWWLVIGILAAVAWYGSRRWTLTLSVAGFLFFIGAIGQWDRGMQTLALMIVSLVMCVLIGIPTGILMSVSERFRKVMLPILDIMQTMPTFVYLIPVVMLFGLGKVPALIATIIYAVPPLIRLTDLGIRLVDHSVMEAATAFGATRRQKLLGVQLPLALPNILAGINQTTMMALAMVVVASMIGARGLGQEVLAGINRLEVGRGLLAGLAIVALAVIFDRVTQSYGKRLQYPAAKDES, encoded by the coding sequence TTGGCATTCCCGGAAATATTCGACGCCCGCGCGCTGCGCCAGAGCATCGATGGCTTTGTCGATACGCTGGTCATCAACTACGCCGACGATCTGGAACGGCTCAGCATGCCGTTGCTCAACTTTTTGGTGTTCGTCGAACAACTGCTGCGCAATACACCCTGGTGGTTAGTGATCGGCATTCTCGCCGCCGTTGCCTGGTACGGCAGCCGACGTTGGACACTGACGCTCAGCGTTGCCGGATTTCTGTTCTTTATCGGCGCCATCGGCCAGTGGGACCGCGGTATGCAAACCCTGGCGCTGATGATCGTGTCGTTGGTGATGTGCGTGTTGATTGGCATCCCGACCGGCATCTTGATGTCGGTGTCCGAACGGTTTCGCAAAGTCATGCTGCCGATTCTCGACATCATGCAAACCATGCCGACCTTCGTGTATTTGATTCCAGTGGTCATGCTGTTTGGTCTCGGCAAAGTGCCAGCGCTCATTGCCACCATCATCTACGCCGTACCGCCGTTAATCCGTTTAACCGATCTGGGCATTCGTCTGGTTGATCATTCGGTGATGGAAGCCGCGACCGCCTTCGGTGCAACGCGGCGGCAAAAACTGCTGGGCGTACAATTGCCGCTGGCGCTGCCCAACATTCTGGCCGGCATTAACCAAACAACCATGATGGCCTTGGCGATGGTCGTGGTCGCCTCCATGATTGGTGCACGCGGCCTGGGGCAGGAAGTGCTCGCCGGCATCAACCGCCTGGAAGTCGGTCGCGGTTTGCTGGCTGGTCTCGCCATCGTCGCGCTGGCGGTTATTTTTGATCGCGTCACCCAAAGCTACGGCAAACGCCTGCAATACCCGGCGGCGAAGGACGAATCCTGA
- a CDS encoding ABC transporter substrate-binding protein, with product MKKTTLLGLVLLLVGLPAFACELDRPVRFAGMSWMSNLMMVEIERAIVEDGYGCDTQIEAGDTVPMVAALVRGDVDIYNETWIDSAPEDWVKAHEAGIVESLGSTYSGGIEGWWIPAYVAEENPGLRSVYDLPKYAELFEDPEEPGMGRIYNCPEGWVCGAVNNNLLQAFGLDNDYVMFSPGSGAALDAAIESNYRRHRPFVTYYWSPTAVLGKFEMVQLEMPAYQADGFRCNMSPECETPVASAYPTARIHKSINTAFGEDAPELKAFFEQVNIPTDEVNKLLGWADEEGAEPDQVADYFFEHYEDLWTTWVSDEVAAKVRAAL from the coding sequence ATGAAAAAGACGACTTTGCTGGGGCTGGTTTTACTGTTGGTCGGCCTGCCGGCCTTCGCCTGTGAACTTGATCGCCCGGTCCGTTTTGCCGGCATGAGCTGGATGTCGAACTTGATGATGGTGGAAATCGAACGCGCCATCGTTGAAGACGGCTACGGCTGCGATACCCAGATTGAAGCCGGTGACACCGTGCCGATGGTCGCTGCGCTGGTTCGCGGCGATGTCGATATCTACAACGAAACCTGGATCGACTCCGCACCCGAAGACTGGGTCAAAGCCCATGAAGCCGGCATTGTGGAATCCCTCGGCAGCACCTATTCCGGTGGCATCGAAGGCTGGTGGATTCCAGCATACGTCGCCGAAGAAAACCCTGGCCTGCGTTCGGTTTACGACCTGCCGAAGTACGCTGAACTGTTCGAAGACCCGGAAGAACCCGGCATGGGCCGCATCTACAACTGCCCGGAAGGTTGGGTCTGTGGTGCAGTGAACAACAACCTGCTGCAAGCCTTTGGTCTGGACAATGACTACGTCATGTTCTCACCCGGCAGTGGCGCAGCGTTGGATGCCGCCATCGAATCGAATTACCGTCGTCATCGCCCCTTTGTGACCTACTACTGGTCGCCCACGGCGGTACTCGGCAAATTCGAGATGGTGCAATTGGAAATGCCGGCCTACCAGGCCGATGGCTTCCGCTGCAACATGAGCCCTGAGTGCGAGACACCAGTCGCCAGTGCTTATCCGACGGCTCGCATTCACAAGAGCATCAACACAGCCTTCGGTGAAGACGCACCTGAATTGAAAGCGTTCTTTGAACAAGTCAACATTCCAACCGACGAAGTTAACAAACTTCTCGGCTGGGCTGACGAAGAAGGCGCCGAACCGGATCAGGTGGCTGATTATTTCTTCGAGCACTACGAAGATTTGTGGACCACCTGGGTATCCGACGAAGTTGCTGCCAAGGTACGCGCCGCGCTGTAA
- a CDS encoding enoyl-CoA hydratase/isomerase family protein, translating into MTNTDLVQVQRRQALTILRLNRPLALNALNLELIEVLTKALQQAFDDPEVRSIWLESAVEKAFCAGGDVKALVSALAHLNAEEQRRLGHRYFAAEYRLDAMIEHSPKPIVALGRGLVMGGGWGLFAGANVRLVDASSRFSMPELQIGLFPDVGAGHFLQKHHWRAGTLIGISGIHLTHDDVLALDYAHAQVGAEDVALLQAELASGKLPAELTLSPADARILEHRDAWLSALESLGEPVLSDWIAQVQASDFEPFKAAAVQWQTASSLSIAHTWHHFKRLREASRLTALQTDLVVASNLCSEPEFTEGVRALLIDKDKQPKWLYPAVENVPFNLIERFYQPLPFETARIEAPVQD; encoded by the coding sequence ATGACTAACACCGATCTGGTACAGGTCCAACGACGGCAGGCGCTGACAATTCTGCGTCTGAATCGTCCGTTGGCACTCAACGCGCTGAATCTGGAATTGATTGAGGTACTGACCAAGGCGTTGCAGCAAGCGTTCGACGATCCTGAGGTGCGCAGCATCTGGCTGGAAAGCGCTGTTGAAAAAGCGTTCTGCGCCGGTGGTGATGTCAAAGCGCTGGTGAGCGCACTGGCGCATTTGAACGCTGAAGAGCAACGCCGGTTGGGGCATCGCTATTTCGCGGCGGAGTATCGACTCGATGCCATGATCGAACACAGTCCGAAGCCGATTGTTGCGCTAGGTCGGGGGCTGGTGATGGGCGGTGGCTGGGGGTTGTTTGCCGGGGCCAATGTGCGATTGGTCGATGCCAGCAGCCGCTTCTCCATGCCAGAACTGCAAATCGGTCTGTTCCCCGATGTCGGCGCTGGTCACTTTTTGCAAAAACACCACTGGCGCGCCGGCACGTTGATTGGCATTTCCGGTATTCATCTGACCCACGACGATGTGTTGGCACTGGACTATGCCCATGCCCAGGTCGGTGCCGAGGATGTGGCATTGTTGCAAGCCGAGTTGGCGAGCGGAAAGTTGCCAGCTGAATTGACGCTGAGCCCGGCGGATGCGCGCATCCTTGAGCATCGCGATGCCTGGCTGTCGGCTTTGGAATCATTGGGTGAGCCGGTCTTGAGCGACTGGATCGCCCAGGTTCAGGCCAGCGACTTTGAACCCTTCAAAGCCGCTGCCGTTCAATGGCAAACGGCGTCGTCGCTCAGCATCGCCCATACCTGGCATCACTTTAAGCGACTGCGCGAGGCCAGCCGGTTGACGGCGTTGCAGACGGATCTGGTGGTCGCGTCCAACCTGTGCAGCGAGCCGGAGTTCACTGAGGGCGTTCGGGCGCTGCTTATCGACAAGGATAAACAACCCAAGTGGTTGTATCCGGCGGTTGAGAACGTGCCCTTTAATCTGATTGAACGTTTCTACCAGCCGCTGCCGTTCGAGACCGCGAGGATTGAAGCACCGGTCCAGGACTGA
- a CDS encoding thiolase family protein, whose amino-acid sequence MSEIVIVAAKRTPLGGFQGALSSLKATDLGGAVIAANLADIGLAAESVQEVLMGCVLPAGLGQAPARQAALSGGLPDSVPTTTVNKVCGSGMKAVMLAADQMRAGSIDIAVAGGMESMSGAPYLMPKARSGYRMGHQQVYDHMFLDGLEDAYDGRAMGVHAQATADEFGLTRDAMDDYALRSLSRAQNAIAHGYFNVETVPITVTDRRGEARIEQDEQPGLARPDKIPQLKPAFAKDGTITAANASSISDGAAALTLMTRSRADQLGLAPLAVIRSYASHAQKPSAFTCAPIGAMNKALAMADWRNTDVELAEINEAFAMVAMLGMQEVGLSADITNISGGACSLGHPLGCSGARIIVTLLHNMIRLDQRKGMAALCIGGGEGTAICLERV is encoded by the coding sequence ATGTCAGAGATAGTTATTGTCGCCGCTAAACGCACGCCGCTGGGCGGGTTTCAGGGCGCGCTGTCGAGCCTGAAAGCGACGGATTTGGGTGGTGCGGTCATCGCCGCGAATTTGGCGGATATCGGGTTGGCCGCTGAATCCGTACAGGAAGTGCTGATGGGCTGTGTCTTGCCAGCCGGGCTGGGCCAGGCCCCGGCACGGCAGGCCGCACTGAGCGGTGGCTTGCCGGATTCGGTACCGACAACGACGGTCAATAAGGTCTGCGGATCGGGAATGAAAGCCGTGATGCTGGCGGCCGATCAAATGCGCGCTGGCAGTATCGACATCGCAGTGGCTGGCGGCATGGAATCCATGTCCGGTGCGCCCTATCTGATGCCCAAGGCGCGTTCGGGCTACCGCATGGGCCATCAGCAGGTGTATGACCACATGTTTCTTGATGGCTTGGAAGATGCCTACGACGGCCGCGCCATGGGCGTCCATGCCCAGGCCACGGCCGATGAATTTGGTCTGACGCGTGACGCCATGGACGACTACGCCCTGCGCAGTCTGAGCCGTGCGCAGAATGCCATCGCTCACGGATATTTTAACGTTGAGACAGTACCGATCACGGTGACCGACAGACGGGGTGAGGCGCGTATTGAACAAGACGAACAGCCCGGACTGGCGCGCCCGGACAAAATTCCGCAACTGAAACCGGCCTTCGCCAAAGACGGCACCATTACCGCTGCCAACGCCAGCTCAATCAGTGATGGCGCCGCCGCCCTGACGTTGATGACGCGCAGCCGCGCCGATCAACTTGGATTGGCACCCTTGGCGGTAATTCGCAGCTACGCCAGCCACGCTCAAAAGCCCAGCGCTTTCACCTGTGCGCCCATCGGCGCCATGAATAAAGCTTTGGCTATGGCTGATTGGCGCAATACCGACGTTGAACTGGCGGAAATCAACGAAGCCTTTGCCATGGTGGCCATGCTTGGTATGCAGGAAGTGGGACTGAGTGCCGACATCACCAACATCAGCGGCGGCGCCTGTTCTTTGGGGCATCCGTTGGGCTGCAGCGGCGCCCGTATCATCGTGACTTTGTTGCACAACATGATCCGTCTGGATCAGCGCAAAGGCATGGCGGCGCTGTGTATTGGCGGTGGGGAAGGGACGGCGATTTGTTTGGAGCGGGTGTGA
- a CDS encoding LysR family transcriptional regulator — protein sequence MKFTLRQLQVFLATAHHENISRAAQSLHMSQSAASGALREFETQYGVRLFERAGKRLKLNEVGRQLWPRVEALLEQADQLEADLTGQHDLGRLKVGATLTIGNYLAVELMAQFKATQPNARVTLEVANTRAIADRVLTFDLDLGMIEGEINHPDLEVSRWRADELVCFCAPEHPLAHAGPLSDHQLIDEPWIVREPGSGTRQTFERGMHGLLNELQIALELEHTEAIKRAVEAGLGIACLSRVCLEEAFKRGTLVPLDIPQRNFQRDFYFVLHRQKFRSPGIQRWLELCKDAC from the coding sequence ATGAAATTCACGCTGCGACAACTCCAGGTGTTTCTGGCAACGGCGCACCATGAAAACATCAGTCGGGCGGCGCAGAGCCTGCACATGTCCCAGTCCGCGGCTTCGGGCGCGCTGCGCGAATTCGAAACGCAGTACGGCGTCCGCCTGTTTGAGCGGGCCGGAAAGCGACTCAAGTTGAATGAAGTGGGTCGCCAGCTCTGGCCGCGGGTCGAAGCACTGCTGGAACAAGCCGATCAGCTGGAGGCCGACTTGACCGGTCAACACGACCTGGGACGGCTCAAAGTGGGGGCAACATTAACGATTGGCAACTACCTGGCGGTGGAATTAATGGCGCAATTCAAAGCCACCCAACCCAACGCCCGCGTCACCTTGGAAGTCGCCAACACCCGTGCCATTGCCGATCGCGTTCTGACGTTCGATCTGGACCTGGGCATGATCGAAGGCGAGATCAACCACCCGGACCTGGAAGTCAGCCGCTGGCGCGCCGACGAACTGGTGTGTTTTTGCGCCCCGGAACATCCACTCGCCCATGCCGGCCCGCTCAGCGATCACCAACTGATCGACGAACCCTGGATCGTCCGTGAACCCGGTTCAGGCACACGTCAAACCTTTGAGCGAGGCATGCACGGTCTGCTCAATGAATTACAGATTGCACTGGAGCTGGAACACACCGAAGCCATCAAGCGTGCAGTGGAAGCGGGATTGGGCATCGCCTGTTTGTCGCGGGTTTGTCTGGAAGAGGCATTCAAACGTGGCACTCTGGTGCCGCTCGACATTCCGCAACGCAATTTTCAGCGCGACTTCTATTTCGTTCTGCACCGCCAAAAATTCCGCAGCCCAGGCATTCAGCGCTGGCTGGAGCTTTGTAAAGACGCCTGCTAA
- a CDS encoding ferredoxin--NADP reductase: protein MSNMNIETVTSVRHWNDTLFSFTTSRDPGFRFKNGYFTMIGLEQDNGRPLLRAYSIASANYEEELEFFSIKVPDGPLTSQLQNIQPGDQIYVGRKPTGTLVTDHLLPGKNLWLLSTGTGLAPFLSIIKDPEIYEQFDRVILTHGVRQVSELAYQDMISDLPNNEFFGEMIDGKLLYYPTVTREEFRNQGRLTDLMTSGKLFDDLGLPKPSLEDDRFMLCGSPAMLKDTTDILDSWGFKETRAGHIGEYVIERAFVEK, encoded by the coding sequence ATGTCGAATATGAATATTGAAACCGTCACCAGTGTTCGGCATTGGAACGACACCCTGTTCAGCTTTACCACCAGTCGTGATCCGGGTTTCCGGTTCAAAAACGGCTACTTCACCATGATCGGGCTGGAGCAGGATAACGGTCGTCCGTTGCTGCGCGCCTACTCCATTGCCAGCGCCAACTACGAAGAAGAACTGGAGTTTTTCAGCATCAAGGTACCCGATGGCCCGCTGACGTCTCAGTTGCAGAACATTCAGCCGGGCGATCAGATTTACGTTGGCCGTAAGCCGACTGGCACCCTGGTGACTGACCATCTGCTGCCGGGCAAAAACCTCTGGTTGCTGTCGACCGGCACCGGCCTGGCGCCATTCCTGAGCATCATCAAAGACCCGGAAATTTATGAGCAGTTCGACCGGGTGATTCTGACGCACGGCGTGCGCCAGGTGTCGGAACTGGCGTATCAGGACATGATCAGCGATCTGCCGAACAACGAATTTTTCGGTGAAATGATCGACGGCAAACTGCTGTATTACCCGACAGTCACCCGCGAAGAATTCCGCAACCAGGGCCGCCTCACCGATCTGATGACCAGCGGCAAGTTGTTCGACGACCTGGGCCTGCCCAAGCCGTCGTTGGAGGACGACCGCTTTATGCTGTGCGGCAGCCCGGCGATGTTGAAGGACACTACCGACATTCTCGATAGCTGGGGTTTCAAGGAAACCCGCGCCGGCCACATTGGCGAGTACGTGATTGAGCGTGCCTTCGTCGAAAAATAA
- a CDS encoding alpha/beta fold hydrolase, with the protein MSRLHCILIHGAWHGAATWSRLQPLLDAKGLHTHSLDLPGAGAKAASPESFFQRPLNPQAFATEVSPNAGVTQASRTQAVIDLIRRVRETGDKIMLVGHSLGGLTVSAVAEALNEPVDALVYLAAFMLPPQMPALAMIQHDTMAGEEVAPCFLADPTVVGALRLDPASDDPAYRRKLQSAFYGDLSDAEANAHLAQLHCDEPAAVVVEPSPISPEGFGRQPRYYIRCTQDRAIPLAGQNFMVDAVDTALGGQTQVYSLNSSHSPFYSQPEALADMLTAIALDL; encoded by the coding sequence ATGAGCCGTTTGCATTGCATTCTGATTCACGGTGCCTGGCACGGCGCCGCCACCTGGTCCCGCCTTCAGCCGTTGCTGGACGCCAAAGGTCTGCACACCCACAGCCTGGATTTGCCCGGCGCCGGTGCCAAAGCCGCCAGTCCGGAAAGTTTCTTCCAGCGCCCACTGAACCCGCAGGCGTTTGCCACCGAAGTCTCGCCCAACGCGGGCGTGACCCAAGCGAGCCGCACTCAAGCCGTGATCGATTTGATTCGGCGCGTGCGCGAAACCGGCGACAAAATCATGCTGGTCGGCCATTCGCTCGGCGGTTTGACCGTGTCGGCGGTGGCCGAAGCCCTGAACGAACCGGTTGATGCCCTGGTGTATCTGGCTGCCTTTATGCTGCCGCCGCAGATGCCGGCGCTGGCGATGATTCAGCACGACACCATGGCCGGCGAAGAAGTCGCGCCCTGTTTTCTGGCCGATCCGACAGTAGTCGGCGCCTTACGGCTCGATCCAGCCAGCGACGATCCGGCCTATCGTCGGAAACTCCAGTCGGCTTTTTATGGCGACCTGAGCGATGCCGAAGCCAACGCTCACTTAGCACAACTGCATTGCGACGAACCGGCCGCCGTGGTGGTAGAACCCTCGCCCATCAGCCCTGAGGGTTTTGGCCGTCAGCCGCGTTATTACATCCGCTGCACTCAGGACAGAGCCATACCGTTGGCCGGTCAGAACTTTATGGTAGATGCCGTGGATACGGCCTTGGGTGGACAAACACAGGTGTATAGCCTGAACAGCAGCCATTCGCCGTTTTACTCACAGCCGGAAGCCCTGGCCGATATGTTGACGGCGATTGCACTGGACCTGTGA
- a CDS encoding helix-turn-helix transcriptional regulator — protein sequence MAGSEAVDFPVQTYSTRQLQPRQQFDCFCDAIATTFAGIQPQRLSPTTFDADYRAVQLADVALARLDAPAHRAKRGATELATRPDDSLFLNVSPYLPYRAQFESTTVGAAAGQPLLLDNSQMFQLSFEGAPRMRLYSLRLSRDQLGVPVTPALVAGLNRSFRTDPRGRLASQQLKLLVEASDLADGAVAHRMCGVLLPLMQQLALQTEQSGALTVQLAHIKAVAAGFLSDPAFALPQLAQHFGSTPRTLQKRFAEAGETFAIWLMAERLERVRQQLADPALSLVSTEQLAYRCGFRDASHFRHRFKARFGVAPQAYRRAQLAAPGGITPETD from the coding sequence ATGGCTGGCAGCGAAGCGGTGGATTTTCCGGTTCAAACCTACAGCACACGACAGCTGCAACCCCGACAGCAATTCGATTGTTTTTGCGATGCCATCGCCACGACCTTCGCCGGCATTCAGCCGCAACGCCTGTCGCCAACCACCTTCGATGCCGATTACCGCGCTGTTCAGTTAGCCGATGTCGCGCTGGCCCGGCTAGACGCGCCAGCACACCGGGCCAAACGCGGTGCCACAGAATTGGCGACGCGGCCCGACGACAGTCTGTTTCTCAATGTGTCGCCGTATCTGCCGTATCGCGCTCAATTTGAAAGCACCACGGTTGGCGCTGCTGCGGGCCAGCCGTTGTTGCTCGACAACAGCCAGATGTTCCAGTTGTCTTTCGAAGGCGCGCCGAGGATGCGGCTGTACAGCCTGCGGTTGTCGCGCGATCAACTGGGCGTGCCGGTTACGCCGGCTTTGGTGGCTGGACTGAATCGATCCTTTCGTACCGACCCGCGTGGGCGTTTGGCGAGTCAGCAGTTGAAGTTGTTGGTCGAAGCGTCGGATTTGGCCGATGGCGCAGTGGCGCACCGGATGTGTGGGGTGTTGTTGCCGCTGATGCAGCAACTGGCGTTGCAAACCGAGCAGAGCGGGGCGCTCACCGTACAATTGGCGCACATCAAAGCCGTGGCTGCGGGTTTCCTGAGCGACCCGGCGTTTGCCTTACCGCAGTTGGCGCAGCACTTTGGCAGCACGCCACGAACCTTGCAAAAGCGCTTTGCCGAGGCCGGGGAGACGTTTGCCATCTGGCTGATGGCCGAACGTCTGGAGCGGGTGCGGCAGCAGTTGGCCGATCCGGCACTGAGTTTGGTCAGTACCGAACAGCTGGCCTACCGCTGTGGGTTTCGCGATGCCTCTCACTTCCGGCATCGCTTCAAAGCGCGGTTTGGCGTAGCGCCGCAGGCGTATCGGCGCGCTCAGTTAGCCGCGCCCGGTGGCATTACACCTGAAACCGACTGA
- a CDS encoding methyl-accepting chemotaxis protein, with product MKLTVVMKTALGFGLILLLLVGISVSAITNQASVGNLFRTTTNEVVPRMQQAYRLVIALQNANKAVSQHAAVSNDEDLQRYETDFASAKADVNRIRTELTDSLDENDPLMDPLAQANSTINEALKLGEQHLTTRRTVLNSRQAFLSEFQTQGSRWLTFSDDMKIVDRVLEVLGQQSTSEARQIGADANYVLDRIDLIRTGINGISGLSTATQVLAVQGDLERELERLGTRMERLSESNAIIHRYLSTYVGLLQTAVAGEGGTLPRYLTSLRADELSSRELSVLADTVNSGVRSLGLLTTALSEQGQTLSQQVNTANDRASLIVLGVLLGSLLVASLIMLSLIRSIRQPLKTITRLLGAVSEGDLSQKMTVRSADEFGQIGRGINELIEHTRVIVSDIKSTSGEIASVSHQVSETTRSSSQKLQQQKDQSASIATAATELTSSASDIADSSDTTLERVQAVHDSAAKGQRNMAASQSEIRQLVGDLTQASDVVSKLQEESKSIGSILDVIQGIAEQTNLLALNAAIEAARAGEQGRGFAVVADEVRSLASKTQSSTEEIYEMIERLQSRANSAVDLMTHNRERVDQVVSRTSEADQSLQSILAALDDISDMSQHIAEGTSAQRATADEVARSIEAIAELSDAIYSNASRNGATFERLNKLVEQQNKAVSRFQV from the coding sequence ATGAAGTTAACGGTGGTCATGAAAACGGCCTTGGGTTTTGGCCTGATTCTGTTGTTGTTGGTCGGCATTTCGGTGTCTGCGATAACCAACCAAGCCTCAGTCGGCAATCTGTTCCGCACCACCACGAACGAAGTGGTGCCGCGTATGCAGCAGGCGTATCGCCTGGTGATTGCGCTGCAGAATGCCAACAAAGCCGTGTCCCAACACGCCGCTGTTTCCAATGATGAAGATTTACAGCGCTACGAAACCGATTTCGCCAGCGCCAAAGCCGACGTCAATCGCATCCGCACCGAACTGACCGACAGCCTCGACGAAAACGATCCGCTGATGGATCCGCTGGCTCAAGCCAACAGCACCATCAACGAAGCGCTCAAACTGGGCGAACAACATCTGACCACGCGCCGCACCGTACTGAACAGCCGGCAGGCATTTCTGAGCGAATTCCAAACCCAGGGTTCACGTTGGCTGACGTTCAGCGACGACATGAAAATTGTCGATCGGGTGCTGGAAGTGCTCGGTCAGCAATCCACTTCCGAGGCACGACAGATTGGCGCCGACGCCAACTACGTGCTCGATCGCATCGATCTGATCCGCACCGGCATCAACGGCATCAGTGGCTTATCGACCGCCACGCAAGTGCTGGCCGTGCAAGGCGACCTGGAACGTGAACTGGAACGCCTCGGCACGCGTATGGAGCGCCTGTCGGAAAGCAACGCCATCATTCACCGTTATCTGTCGACCTACGTGGGATTGCTGCAAACCGCCGTCGCCGGCGAAGGTGGCACTTTGCCGCGCTATCTGACCTCGCTGCGGGCCGATGAGTTATCGAGCCGTGAACTGTCGGTATTGGCCGATACCGTCAACAGCGGCGTGCGCAGCCTTGGTTTGCTCACCACCGCCTTGAGCGAACAAGGCCAGACCTTGTCGCAACAGGTGAACACCGCCAACGACCGCGCCAGTCTGATTGTTCTGGGTGTGCTGCTTGGTTCGTTGCTGGTCGCTTCACTGATCATGCTGTCGCTGATTCGCAGCATCCGGCAGCCGCTGAAAACCATCACCCGATTGCTCGGTGCGGTGTCAGAAGGCGATCTGTCACAGAAAATGACCGTTCGTTCGGCCGATGAGTTTGGCCAGATCGGGCGCGGCATTAATGAACTGATTGAACACACCCGTGTGATCGTCAGCGACATCAAGAGCACCTCCGGAGAAATCGCCTCGGTATCGCATCAGGTGTCAGAAACCACCCGATCCAGCTCGCAGAAACTGCAACAGCAGAAAGATCAATCGGCGTCCATCGCCACGGCCGCGACCGAACTGACGTCTTCCGCCAGCGACATCGCCGACAGTTCCGACACCACCTTGGAGCGCGTCCAGGCGGTGCACGATTCAGCCGCCAAAGGCCAACGCAACATGGCAGCCAGCCAGTCGGAAATCCGGCAGTTAGTGGGTGACCTGACCCAGGCCAGCGACGTTGTGAGCAAGTTGCAGGAAGAATCAAAAAGCATCGGCAGCATTCTGGACGTTATTCAGGGCATCGCCGAGCAGACTAACTTGCTGGCATTGAACGCGGCCATCGAGGCGGCCCGGGCCGGTGAGCAAGGCCGTGGCTTTGCCGTAGTGGCCGACGAAGTGCGCAGCTTAGCCAGCAAAACGCAAAGTTCGACCGAAGAAATCTACGAGATGATTGAGCGGCTGCAGTCGCGCGCTAACTCGGCTGTCGATTTGATGACGCACAACCGCGAGCGCGTCGATCAGGTGGTAAGCCGCACCTCCGAAGCCGACCAGTCACTGCAAAGTATTTTGGCCGCTCTGGACGACATTTCCGACATGAGCCAGCACATCGCCGAAGGCACCAGCGCCCAACGCGCTACCGCCGACGAAGTGGCCCGTTCCATCGAAGCCATTGCTGAGTTGTCAGACGCCATCTACTCCAACGCCTCGCGCAACGGCGCGACGTTCGAGCGCTTGAACAAGCTGGTCGAACAACAGAATAAGGCGGTCAGTCGGTTTCAGGTGTAA